One Malaclemys terrapin pileata isolate rMalTer1 chromosome 7, rMalTer1.hap1, whole genome shotgun sequence genomic region harbors:
- the LOC128840847 gene encoding uncharacterized protein LOC128840847, translating to MLADGEDEEGEEVDEAVDSTHNADFPDSQDLFITLTEIPYQPSPAVTPDTESGEGSATPSATVSQPSLASHSQRLARIRHRKKRTREDMFSELMACSRAQAAQQTQWRENLSQMQQANMDREERWRQEDQQATQTLLGLLREQTNTLRRLVDVLQERRQEDRAPLQSISNRPPPPPSPIPPSPKVHRRRGGRVHANSHSTPAESSSSRRLSFPKI from the exons atgttagcggacggggaagatgaggaaggagaagaggtggacgaggcagtcgacagcactcacaacgctgatttccccgacagccaggatctcttcatcacccttacagagatcccctaccaaccgtccccagccgttaccccggacacagaatctggggaaggatcagcca ccccatctgcgactgtctcacaacctagcctggcatcacactcccagaggctagcgaggattaggcataggaagaagaggacacgggaggacatgttctcagagcttatggcctgctcccgagcccaggcagcacagcagacccagtggcgggagaacttgtcccaaatgcagcaagcaaacatggatcgggaggagaggtggcggcaggaagaccagcaggcgactcaaaccctgcttggactactgagggagcaaacgaacacgctccggcgccttgtggatgttctgcaggaacggaggcaggaggacagagccccgctgcagtccatctctaaccgccctcccccgccaccaagtcccatacccccctcacccaaagtgcacagaaggagaggcggcagagtccacgcaaactctcactccacccctgcagagagctctagtagcagaaggctctcattccccaaaatttga